Proteins from one Megalopta genalis isolate 19385.01 chromosome 1, iyMegGena1_principal, whole genome shotgun sequence genomic window:
- the LOC143262111 gene encoding uncharacterized protein LOC143262111 yields MADQGRVLNALTMSIDTAKHTPPRATALSERDFRRSIVSTVDRPSRKPNWQSARSGPTRDRCLARRAAMIFSKILPTSSRRQMGRYAEGESAGLPSFLKRTIRLLLQRSGNTPDLRSPEKRLLSLPPRTLMASNQTRPGIPADRTSELSESFVDFS; encoded by the coding sequence atggcggaccagggcagggtgttaaacgcattgacgatgtcgatcgacaccgccaagcacaccccgccccgtgccacggcattgtccgagagggactttagacggtcgattgtgtcgaccgtcgatcgcccctcccggaagccgaactggcagtccgccagatcggggccgacgcgggacaggtgcctggcgaggcgggcagcaatgatcttctcaaagatcttgcccacctcgtccaggaggcaaatgggccggtacgcggagggagaatccgcaggcctcccatccttccttaagaggaccatccgacttctcctccagaggtccgggaacaccccggacctcaggagcccggagaagaggcttctgagcctcccgcccaggacgctcatggcaagcaaccagacccggccggggataccggcCGATCGCACGTCAGAGTTGTCTGAGAGTTTTGTTGATTTCTCGTGA
- the LOC143262095 gene encoding uncharacterized protein LOC143262095, whose protein sequence is MSREEQRRANRSEQGRLEQNRAEKSRPEQSRAEHSKAEQSRAVQRRAEQSTLKQSRAEQCREEQSRAEKSRAEQRRAEQSRAEKSRAEQGREEQSREEQSREQQSREDLRRAEQRRAEKCRAEESREEQSREDQSREEQTREHQRRAAKSRAEKSREKQSREEHRRAESSREEQRRAEESREEHRGAEKNREEHRRAEKSREVLRLRLNPL, encoded by the coding sequence atgagcagagaagagcagagaagagcaaacagatcagagcagggcagattagagcagaacagagcagagaagagcagaccagagcagagcagagcagagcactctaaagcagagcagagcagagcagtgcagagaagagcagagcagagcactctaaagcagagcagagcagagcagtgcagagaagagcagagcagagctgagaagagcagagcagagcagaggagagcagagcagagtagagcagagaagagcagagcagagcagggcagagaagagcagagcagagaagagcagagcagagaacagcagagcagagaagatctgagaagagcagagcagagaagagcagagaagtgcagggcagaggagagcagagaagagcagagcagagaagaccagagcagagaagagcagaccagagaacatcagagaagagcagcgaagagcagagcagagaagagcagagaaaagcagagcagagaagagcatagaagagcagagagcagcagagaagagcagagaagagcagaggagagtagagaagagcacagaggagcagagaagaacagagaagagcacagaagagcagagaagagcagggaagtgcTGAGACTTAGGCTAAATCCGCTGTAG